Proteins from a single region of Papaver somniferum cultivar HN1 unplaced genomic scaffold, ASM357369v1 unplaced-scaffold_79, whole genome shotgun sequence:
- the LOC113344732 gene encoding uncharacterized protein LOC113344732 encodes MATTLSRFIKKAASSSIPLANHHRNYSSAIFTTAFKNTITDTSSNLSRARISNQTQISSTRFFSKSPQYVEKVGIVEFLNGIGKGVETHIPKLDTEIGDFHKLLVTRTLSLKKLGIPVKHRKLILKYTHKYRLGLWRPRADTLKA; translated from the exons ATGGCGACTACTTTGAGTAGATTCATCAAGAAAGCTGCATCTTCATCGATCCCACTAGCCAATCATCATAGAAATTACAGCTCTGCCATCTTCACTACCGCTTTCAAGAACACTATCACTGATACTAGTAGTAATCTTTCTAGGGCAAGGATTTCAAATCAAACCCAAATTTCATCAACAAGGTTTTTCTCTAAATCTCCTCAATACGTCG AGAAAGTTGGAATAGTGGAGTTTCTGAACGGAATTGGTAAAGGAGTTGAAACACATATTCCTAAACTTGACACAGAGATTGGGGATTTTCACAAATTGCTTGTTACTCGGACTCTCAGCCTTAAGAAACTTGGTATCCCTGTCAAACAT AGAAAGTTGATCCTGAAGTACACCCACAAGTACAGGCTTGGACTTTGGAGGCCTCGAGCTGATACGTTGAAAGCTTAA
- the LOC113344551 gene encoding uncharacterized protein At2g39795, mitochondrial-like → MNNLVTGEDGEVDHDDDDDQAEGGVSSPQSSVPLVVTVSKGSVPMLEFSVMAYPYEISIDSMTVKQPNASEELLPYEGPDFYGIG, encoded by the exons ATGAATAATCTTGTTACTGGTGAGGATGGAGAGgttgatcatgatgatgatgatgaccaaGCTGAGGGTGGTGTGAGTAGTCCTCAGTCTAGTGTTCCATTGGTTGTAACTGTTTCGAAAGGAAGCGTACCGATGTTGGAGTTCAGTGTTATGGCATATCCATATGAGATTTCAATTGACAGTATGACTGTGAAGCAACCAAATGCTTCTGAAGAGTTGCTTCCTTACGAGGGACCTGACTTTTAC GGAATTGGATGA